From a region of the Streptomyces caniferus genome:
- a CDS encoding DNA polymerase III subunit alpha — MPGFTHLHTASGFSLRYGASHPERLAERAAERGMDALALTDRDGLSGAVRFAKAAAEAGIRPLFGAELAVAERESGPAAGPAAARRRTPVRGGAFLDESAARAVFLARDGAAGWAALCRLVSAAHAGGAEQPVLPWSSLESAAGGLTVLLGPDSEVGRALAAGRPDRAARLLAPWRELYGEALRLEVVDHGRSGSGPGSPRLAARTLGFAVDQGVCAVLTNAVRYADPGQGPVADVLDSARRLMPVDRRRPESWDGGERWLKDAASMRHTAERIAEAAGFRRGLAHRLLTMTEETAGACLVDPQDDIGLGRVHFPEPRLVGAGRRTAARVLRSRCAAGMVLRGYDRDRVRWTRLEDELRTIERLGYPSYFLTVAQVVDDIRGMGIRVAARGSGAGSLVNHLLGIAHADPVEHGLLMERFLSERRAALPDIDIDVESARRLEVYRAIFDRFGAERVATVSMPETYRVRHAVRDVGAALGMDPAQVDRLAKAFPHIRARDARAALAELPELRGVREAGDERLWQLVEALDALPRGIAMHPCGVLLSDATLLDRTPVVPTSGEGFAMSQFDKEDVEDLGLLKLDVLGVRMQSAMAHAVAEIGRATGRRIDLDDPAQVPPGDDATYGLIRSTETLGCFQIESPGQRDLVGRLQPATFHDLVVDISLFRPGPVAADMVRPFIEARHGRKAVRYPHPDLEEPLRETYGVVVFHEQIIELLRIMTGCARDEADEKRRALSHPELQGRLRAWFARCAERRGYAPDVIARTWEIVEAFGSYGFCKAHAVAFAVPTYQSAWLKAHHPAAFYAGLLTHDPGMYPKRLLLADARRRGVPVLPLDVNRSAVAHRIELVSGSGGGGPRSGALWGLRLALSDVHGMSEAEARRIEAGQPYRSLQDLWQRARPSRPVAERLARVGALDAFGANRRDLLLYLAELHRHGRQASDGQLTLPSGALDGAGTERAVPADPVEPAGLPDLSDVERLSAELGVLGMDTSRHLMADHREFLAELGALPARLLRSARHGETVLVAGAKAATQTPPIRSGRRVIFTTLDDSTGLVDCAFFDTPQDAGGPGGTPSPVAACAHTIFHSWLLLVRGTVQRRGPRSLSVVGTAAWNLAELAELRREGGLEAVAARLATGPETPDETPAGADDGPAGAGREAGEEPEADRAPGPAAPARTLRLETGYELHPWADLQPAGERAATGRKLWHSSPGSAG, encoded by the coding sequence ATGCCCGGGTTCACGCATCTGCACACCGCTTCGGGGTTCTCCCTGCGCTACGGCGCCTCCCATCCGGAGCGGCTCGCCGAGCGCGCCGCCGAACGCGGCATGGACGCCCTCGCGCTGACCGACCGGGACGGGCTCTCCGGGGCCGTACGGTTCGCCAAGGCCGCCGCCGAGGCCGGCATCCGCCCGCTGTTCGGCGCCGAACTCGCCGTGGCGGAGCGCGAGTCGGGCCCCGCGGCCGGCCCCGCTGCCGCCCGCCGCCGCACCCCGGTGCGCGGCGGCGCCTTCCTCGACGAGTCCGCCGCCCGCGCCGTCTTCCTGGCCCGCGACGGAGCGGCCGGCTGGGCCGCCCTGTGCCGGCTGGTCTCCGCCGCCCATGCGGGCGGAGCCGAGCAGCCCGTGCTCCCGTGGAGCTCCCTGGAGTCCGCCGCGGGCGGGCTGACCGTGCTGCTCGGGCCGGACTCCGAGGTCGGCCGGGCGCTGGCCGCCGGACGCCCGGACCGCGCCGCCCGGCTCCTCGCCCCCTGGCGCGAGCTGTACGGCGAGGCGCTGCGCCTGGAGGTCGTCGACCACGGGCGGTCCGGCAGCGGCCCCGGCTCCCCGCGGCTGGCCGCCCGCACCCTCGGCTTCGCCGTCGACCAGGGCGTTTGTGCCGTGCTGACCAACGCGGTCCGCTACGCCGACCCCGGTCAGGGCCCGGTCGCCGACGTCCTGGACTCCGCCCGCCGTCTGATGCCGGTGGACCGGCGCCGGCCCGAGTCCTGGGACGGCGGCGAGCGCTGGCTCAAGGACGCCGCCTCGATGCGCCACACCGCCGAGCGGATCGCCGAGGCGGCCGGATTCCGGCGCGGCCTGGCCCACCGGCTGCTCACCATGACCGAGGAAACCGCCGGCGCGTGCCTGGTCGACCCGCAGGACGACATCGGGCTCGGCCGTGTCCACTTCCCCGAGCCGCGGCTGGTGGGCGCGGGCCGCCGCACCGCCGCCCGGGTCCTGCGCTCGCGCTGCGCCGCCGGGATGGTGCTGCGCGGCTACGACCGCGACCGGGTGCGCTGGACGCGGCTGGAGGACGAACTGCGCACGATCGAGCGCCTGGGCTACCCCTCGTACTTCCTGACGGTCGCTCAAGTCGTGGACGACATAAGGGGGATGGGTATCCGGGTCGCGGCCCGCGGGTCCGGTGCCGGGTCGCTGGTCAACCACCTCCTCGGCATCGCCCACGCCGACCCGGTCGAGCACGGGCTGCTGATGGAGCGCTTCTTGTCCGAGCGCCGGGCGGCGCTGCCGGACATCGACATCGACGTCGAGTCCGCCCGCCGGCTGGAGGTCTACCGCGCGATCTTCGACCGCTTCGGCGCCGAGCGGGTCGCCACCGTCTCGATGCCCGAGACCTACCGCGTACGGCACGCCGTACGCGACGTGGGTGCCGCCCTGGGCATGGACCCGGCGCAGGTGGACCGCCTCGCCAAGGCCTTCCCGCACATCCGCGCCCGGGACGCGCGGGCGGCGCTGGCCGAGCTGCCGGAGCTGCGCGGGGTGCGGGAGGCCGGTGACGAGCGGCTGTGGCAGCTGGTCGAGGCGCTGGACGCGCTGCCGCGCGGGATCGCCATGCACCCGTGCGGGGTGCTGCTCTCCGACGCCACCCTGCTGGACCGCACGCCCGTCGTGCCGACCAGCGGCGAGGGCTTTGCGATGTCCCAGTTCGACAAGGAGGACGTGGAGGACCTGGGGCTGCTCAAGCTCGATGTGCTGGGCGTGCGGATGCAGTCCGCGATGGCGCATGCGGTCGCCGAGATCGGCCGGGCCACCGGGCGCCGGATCGATCTCGACGACCCCGCGCAGGTGCCGCCCGGTGACGACGCGACCTACGGCCTGATCCGTTCGACCGAGACGCTCGGCTGCTTCCAGATCGAGTCGCCGGGCCAGCGCGACCTGGTCGGCAGGCTGCAGCCCGCCACCTTCCACGATCTGGTCGTCGACATCTCCCTCTTCCGGCCGGGGCCGGTCGCCGCCGACATGGTGCGGCCCTTCATCGAGGCCCGGCACGGCCGCAAGGCGGTCCGCTACCCGCACCCCGACCTGGAGGAACCGCTGCGCGAGACCTACGGCGTGGTGGTGTTCCACGAGCAGATCATCGAGCTGTTGCGGATCATGACGGGCTGTGCGCGGGACGAGGCGGACGAGAAGCGGCGGGCGCTGTCGCACCCCGAGCTGCAGGGCCGGCTCCGCGCCTGGTTCGCCCGGTGCGCCGAGCGGCGCGGCTATGCGCCCGACGTCATCGCGCGCACCTGGGAGATCGTCGAGGCCTTCGGCTCGTACGGCTTCTGCAAGGCGCATGCGGTGGCCTTCGCGGTGCCCACCTACCAGTCCGCCTGGCTCAAGGCGCACCACCCCGCGGCCTTCTACGCCGGGCTGCTCACCCACGACCCCGGGATGTATCCGAAGCGGCTGCTGCTCGCGGACGCGCGGCGGCGCGGGGTGCCGGTGCTGCCGCTGGATGTGAACCGGTCGGCGGTCGCCCATCGGATCGAACTGGTGTCCGGTTCCGGTGGCGGCGGCCCCCGCTCCGGTGCGCTCTGGGGGCTGCGGCTCGCGCTGTCCGATGTGCACGGCATGAGCGAGGCCGAGGCGCGGCGGATCGAGGCCGGGCAGCCCTACCGCTCGCTCCAGGACCTGTGGCAGCGGGCCAGGCCGAGCCGCCCGGTGGCCGAACGCCTCGCCCGGGTGGGCGCGTTGGACGCCTTCGGCGCGAACCGGCGGGATCTGCTGCTGTACCTCGCCGAGCTGCACCGCCACGGGCGGCAGGCGTCCGATGGCCAGCTGACGCTGCCGTCCGGGGCCCTCGACGGCGCGGGCACGGAGCGGGCGGTGCCGGCCGATCCGGTCGAGCCGGCGGGGCTGCCCGACCTCAGTGACGTCGAACGGCTCAGCGCCGAGCTGGGCGTCCTCGGCATGGACACCTCCCGCCATCTGATGGCCGACCACCGGGAGTTCCTCGCCGAGCTGGGCGCGCTGCCCGCCCGGCTGCTGCGCAGCGCGCGGCACGGCGAGACGGTGCTGGTCGCCGGCGCCAAGGCGGCCACGCAGACGCCGCCGATCCGCTCCGGTCGCCGGGTCATCTTCACCACCCTCGACGACAGCACGGGACTGGTCGACTGCGCCTTCTTCGACACTCCCCAGGACGCCGGCGGCCCGGGAGGCACCCCCAGCCCCGTCGCGGCATGCGCGCACACGATCTTCCACTCCTGGCTGCTGCTGGTGCGCGGTACGGTCCAGCGGCGCGGCCCGCGCAGCCTCAGCGTGGTCGGCACCGCCGCCTGGAACCTCGCCGAACTGGCCGAACTCCGCCGCGAGGGCGGGCTGGAGGCGGTCGCCGCCCGGCTCGCGACGGGACCGGAGACGCCGGACGAGACGCCGGCCGGGGCGGACGACGGCCCGGCCGGGGCGGGCAGGGAGGCGGGGGAGGAGCCCGAGGCGGACCGGGCACCCGGGCCCGCCGCCCCGGCCCGCACCCTCCGGCTGGAGACCGGCTACGAGCTGCATCCGTGGGCCGACCTCCAGCCCGCGGGCGAACGCGCCGCCACCGGCCGCAAGTTGTGGCACTCCAGCCCGGGGAGCGCGGGATGA